atggcttcgaagaaaatcaactccaaatcaacatccaccaaggctgctaactacaggttctatgctgatgtggaaaacatcctcgatgttacctttggaagcttcggaccagttacgaggagcaaagcaagctctttaggacaacaagcaccccaagtgccGTCCGCATCAACCCCTTTTTTcagatcttcatcctcaaaaggagcaagatcttccacaaatgcatctgaaggaggaagcgatgttgctgaaaagatcaagaaaactcttgctctgcttgacctctccggctccaagcactctgctgtgaaggaagatgatgatgcttcaagtgatggatcctccccacttacaccacatagcgtgagccagtcaaggatcaatctgtgtgaaaatccatgctactctccgtcATCGACGACAATCATGCAAaccatggtgacaaacacttcatatatggaggagcagttggcaaacttgatggaagcaatcgctggcttgaccaaatgcatgcaaaatcaagaggctagaattgacaagctaacatACAGgatgggaatcttgatggaagaagaatctacccatgcacccggcaagctcccagaagttctagagagtgactctcccccaagacaagcagcatccactaaggctatccctgtctcatctgaagggatgattccaatcgatcaactgaaggagttcatcgaaggaaccattaagaacaaatatgaagttgctgccaaatcctcccttacatatgcaaagtcgtacactacaagggtcgatatgttgaagatgcctgtTGGCTATCAACCTCGGAAGTTTCAatagtttgatggtaaaggtaacccaaagcaacataTTGCGCACTTCGTTGAGAtgtgcaacaatgctgggacttatggagattacctcatcaagcagtttgttCGCTCGCTAAAAGAAAATGCTTTTGATTGGTACacggacctcgaggctggatctatcgacaattgggatcaactagagcaagagttcctcaatcgcttttatagcacaCGACGCACGATGAGTATGATAgagcttacaaatactcgtcaacgaaagggggaaccagttatcgactttatcaatcgttggaggaatgcaagcctcaactgcaaagacaagcttagtgaagcttcaagcatagagatgtgcatccaaggcatgcattggggattgcgctaTATCTTGCAAGGTATTAAGCCTAGCACATTTGAAGAAtttgcaactcgtgcccatgacatggaattgagcatggcttccgctggaaatgaaaggctacccatctatgaacctcgcaaagtgaatgacaagcaagaagtcaggaagtggggcaagttcgtacccaagtctgaaagcaaagaagaTATGAATGTCAATACGTCACTTGTGAAGTTCACGACGAAGGAGAGCAAGAAGTAGAGTATAAAATCCACTTcgtttcaagataagccaagtgggaagttgactctaaaagaaatgcaggaaaaagagtacccattcctggattctgatgtgccagccattttcgaagaactactcgagttaaatctcattgagcttctggagatgaagcgaccaaatgaagctgggaaaacaaatgacctgaactactgcaaatatcaccgacttgtaagccaccctctggaaaagtgctttgtcttcaaggataaagtcatggacttggctcgcgaaaagaagatcgtgcttgaagatgagaaagcaagcgcaaaccaagtctctatcacctttggctcactCAGTCCGGATGACTTATGTAGTTTTAAAGAAattaaagatgaagaattactggagagcgacaaagctgaagtcaatcaacctgatgacgatgaaggttggacattggtgactcgtcgtaagcaccacaaaaggagcccacaaaaagaatcaatagaacaaccaacaaggaagatgatggtaaaaagaccaacgaaaaagaatccaattaggcatttgaagaaagcaaaagtggagatgcaccatcctcaaaagccacgaaatccagtgaccttggaggagtttttaccaagttggttccgcacgaagatttcccatgagggcattgatgcctcttgttgccatgctgacaaaggggaagaaaataTTGATGACCTACCATTGGCACCACCTTCGGAAAAGCCCATtgagtccactcctcaagaagttaatgcttgtgaggaaaaggtcacgttcacaagtgacgatcttttgctaggtgacactcctcataaccgcccattgtacctggttggctatatacgcgatgaaagggtaaatcgaattttggttgatggaggatcctcagtgaacattttgccaatccatactgt
This genomic stretch from Nicotiana sylvestris chromosome 9, ASM39365v2, whole genome shotgun sequence harbors:
- the LOC138877571 gene encoding uncharacterized protein; translation: MVTNTSYMEEQLANLMEAIAGLTKCMQNQEARIDKLTYRMGILMEEESTHAPGKLPEVLESNPKQHIAHFVEMCNNAGTYGDYLIKQFVRSLKENAFDWYTDLEAGSIDNWDQLEQEFLNRFYSTRRTMSMIELTNTRQRKGEPVIDFINRWRNASLNCKDKLSEASSIEMCIQGMHWGLRYILQGIKPSTFEEFATRAHDMELSMASAGNERLPIYEPRKVNDKQEVRKWGKFVPKSESKEDMNVNTSLVKFTTKESKK